A DNA window from Vigna unguiculata cultivar IT97K-499-35 chromosome 10, ASM411807v1, whole genome shotgun sequence contains the following coding sequences:
- the LOC114165244 gene encoding uncharacterized protein LOC114165244 — translation MRDHLFIFGIMRSYTLWTWHGEVLDKPTTSRGTDYVDDWMNDHLEDMVRDVGEENFGKVHLYDSLKSDSEEQLYPGCTNFTRLSETLKLFSLKARHGWTDTSFTELLELLKEMLPENNTLPIRNYEAKKVLCPMGLEYQKIHACPNDCVLYRDEFASLKACPTCGLSRFKKKINGNSGDEDKDGPPAKVMWYLPIIPRFKRLFSIKEDAKNLKWHVDGRKCDNLLRHPADSPQWKKIDETFPEFGAEPRNLRLGLATDGMNPYGNLSSKHSSWPVLLMIYNLSPLLCMKRKYMMLSMMISGPRQPGNDIDVYLKPLIDDLKLLWEEGVDVYDSYSEELFCLRAMLFCTINDFPAYGNLSGYSVKGHFACPICEKNTSYIQLKHGQKTVYTRHRKFLPRNHPYRRMKKAFNGSPEDEVVARPRNGEEIYNQVENIDIVFGKHPKKKTTEKSIWKKRSIFFNLPYWCKLDVRHCIDVMHVEKNVCDTSSGLY, via the coding sequence ATGCGTGATCATCTATTCATCTTTGGTATAATGAGAAGTTATACACTTTGGACTTGGCATGGAGAAGTATTAGACAAGCCTACAACGTCACGAGGAACAGATTATGTAGATGACTGGATGAATGATCATTTAGAAGATATGGTACGTGATGTTGGGGAGGAGAATTTTGGAAAAGTTCATTTATATGATTCTCTTAAGTCCGATTCAGAGGAACAATTGTACCCAGGATGCACTAACTTTACGCGACTGTCAGaaactttgaaattattcagTTTAAAAGCAAGGCATGGATGGACGGATACAAGTTTCACAGAATTGTTGGAGTTGTTAAAGGAGATGCTTCCAGAAAATAACACGTTACCTATCCGTAATTACGAAGCGAAGAAAGTTTTATGTCCAATGGGTTTGgaatatcaaaagatacatgCATGCCCAAATGATTGTGTTTTATACAGAGACGAGTTTGCTTCACTGAAGGCGTGTCCAACATGTGGTTTATCgcggtttaaaaagaaaattaatggaAATAGTGGCGATGAAGACAAAGATGGTCCACCTGCTAAGGTGATGTGGTACCTTCCTATAATTCCTAGATTCAAACGACTATTTTCCATTAAAGAAGATGCAAAAAACCTGAAATGGCACGTTGATGGAAGAAAGTGTGATAATCTTCTTCGACACCCAGCTGATTCTCCACAATGGAAGAAGATTGATGAAACATTTCCAGAATTTGGTGCTGAGCCAAGAAACTTAAGACTTGGACTTGCTACAGATGGTATGAATCCTTATGGGAACTTAAGTAGCAAACATAGTTCATGGCCAGTTTTGCTGATGATTTACAATTTATCTCCTTTGTTGTGCATGAAGAGGAAAtatatgatgttgtctatgatgatatcgggTCCTCGACAACCTGGAAATGACATTGATGTGTACCTAAAGCCGTTGATCGATGATTTGAAACTATTATGGGAAGAAGGTGTCGATGTGTATGATTCATATTCTGAAGAATTGTTTTGTTTGCGTGCAATGTTGTTTTGCACCATAAATGATTTTCCAGCATATGGAAACTTGAGCGGTTACAGTGTTAAAGGTCATTTTGCATGTCccatttgtgaaaaaaacaCGAGTTATATTCAATTGAAGCACGGTCAGAAAACTGTGTATACAAGACATCGAAAGTTTCTTCCTCGAAATCATCCTTATCGTAGAATGAAAAAAGCATTTAATGGAAGTCCTGAGGATGAAGTTGTAGCGAGACCCCGCAATGGTGAAGAAATATACAACCAAGTGGAAAACATTGACATTGTGTTTGGGAAACATCCAAAGAAAAAGACCACGGAAAAAAGCATTTGGAAGAAACGATCAATCTTCTTTAATCTTCCATATTGGTGTAAACTTGATGTACGACATTGTATAGACGTGATGCacgttgaaaaaaatgtatgtgataCGTCATCGGGACTTTACTAA